A window of Carboxydocella sporoproducens DSM 16521 genomic DNA:
TGGGGCTGTATTTTCCATAGGAGACAGGGGCATCATCCACCACTGTGGCCGGGCTCATTCCTGCTTCCAGAGCCGGGCCATAAGCAATAATAGGTTTAAAGGCTGAACCCGGTTGCCGGTGGGACTGGGTGGCCCGGTTAAGGACGCGCCGGCCTTCAGTTTGGCCGCGCCCACCCACCAGGGCCTTGATTTGGCCGGTGCCAGGTTCCAGAATTACCACTGCGCCCTGGGGCTGAATTATTCCCTGCTCATTGGCTTTTCCTTTTGGGAAGTTTTTGGGATCATTCATCACTTTTTCCGCTTCCGTCTGGATTTCCGGGTCAAGGGCGGTGTAAACCTGCAAACCGCCAGCAAAGACCTTTTCCGGTCCAAAAATATCCTCCAGCTGGTCGAGGACATATTCTACATAATACTGGTGCTGGTAGGTAGCATTGCTTCCCTGATTCCGTCCATCCCGATTCAAAGATTCAAAGTTATCAGCATTGGCCTGTTCAGCCTGTTTCTGGGTGATGAAGCCGAAGCGGACCATGTTCTCCAGCACATGGGCCCGGCGTTTTTTGGCCAGTTCCGGATTGCGGAACGGGCTTAAACGGCTGGGAGCCTGGGGAATCCCGGCCAGCATGGCTGCTTCAGCGATAGTCAGGTCCTTGACATCCTTGCCAAAATAGGTCTGGGCCGCAGCCTGTATTCCATAGGCATTGTGGCCAAAGAAAATGCGGTTAAGATACATTTCCAGAATTTGATCTTTGGTATAGTATTTTTCTACCTGACGAGCCAGATAAATTTCCTGCAATTTGCGCTTGATGGTTTTTTCCGGAGAAAGAAAAGACTGTTTGACTAACTGCTGGGTTATAGTGGAAAAACCCTGGGAGCCAAAACCATCAGTTATATTGGCAATCACTGCCCGCACCACTGCCTTATAATCAATACCGGAATGTTCGTAAAAGTTGGCATCCTCCACGGCCAGGAAGGCATTGATAACATGGGGGGGGATGTCTTTTATGGATACTACTGTTCGGTTTTCACCACCATGTACTTTCGCGATAATATTACCCTTGCTGTCATAAATGATCGAGGTTTCACTGACAGCCAATTTACTGGGGTCCCAGGCAGGAGCATCGGCAATAGCCATGGCGGCATAGATGCCTGCGCCCAGTCCTACACCCATGACCAGCAGGGCTAACAAGAGCAAAAGTTTTTTGCCCACAGCTTCTCCTCTCCTTTTGTAAAAAATAATCCGACATAGTGGTATTATACCATATCCGTTCCGTTAAGGGTATGGTATTTGCCAACCAGGATTTCCTTTGTTATAATACATAAATATAAATGCTTGCGGGATGGTGAGGGAAGTGTTGGCAGATTTAGAACGCCAGCTGGCGGAAATCCGCCGTGGCGTAGCGGAAATTGTACCGGAAAACGAACTGGTAGAGAAGTTAAAAAAAGCTATTGCTACCGGTAAACCCCTGCGGGTAAAACTGGGCCTGGATCCCACGGCACCGGATATCCATCTGGGACATACGGTAGTGCTCAATAAGCTCCGAACCTTTCAGGACCTGGGGCATGAAGTGATTATAATTATCGGGGACTTTACCGGCCGCATTGGTGACCCTACTGGCAAATCGGAAACCAGGAAACAGCTGACTGAAGAAGAGGTGCAGGCCAATGCCCGTACCTATCAAGAGCAGATTTTTAAAATCCTGGACCGGGCCAGGACCAGGGTTGTATTTAACAGCCAGTGGCTGGCTCCCCTTACCTTTACAGATGTTATTCAATTAGCGGCCAAATATACTGTG
This region includes:
- a CDS encoding transglycosylase domain-containing protein → MGKKLLLLLALLVMGVGLGAGIYAAMAIADAPAWDPSKLAVSETSIIYDSKGNIIAKVHGGENRTVVSIKDIPPHVINAFLAVEDANFYEHSGIDYKAVVRAVIANITDGFGSQGFSTITQQLVKQSFLSPEKTIKRKLQEIYLARQVEKYYTKDQILEMYLNRIFFGHNAYGIQAAAQTYFGKDVKDLTIAEAAMLAGIPQAPSRLSPFRNPELAKKRRAHVLENMVRFGFITQKQAEQANADNFESLNRDGRNQGSNATYQHQYYVEYVLDQLEDIFGPEKVFAGGLQVYTALDPEIQTEAEKVMNDPKNFPKGKANEQGIIQPQGAVVILEPGTGQIKALVGGRGQTEGRRVLNRATQSHRQPGSAFKPIIAYGPALEAGMSPATVVDDAPVSYGKYSPKNYDGSYGGLTSLRSALTRSVNVVAVKLLDEVGIKKAMKIARNLGISTESLDPVADNGLSIALGGLSRGVTPLEMAGAYAAFANKGIYVEPTAILKVTDKTGKVIWESAPLKRKALKSSTAFMLTDMLQSVVKYGTGTRAQLPGWPVAGKTGTTNDAKDIWFAGYTPKLVGVVWIGYDQPKPMPREFGGRYPALIWKKIMIKAHEGLEPVNFEKPDSVVQATVCKISGKKPSEICPKEDLVTEYFAEGTVPEEICDLHIEVKVSAASNLLPSPYCPDVVTKVFIKRSASKVPMPNMAPTEVCTLHNPGNSETVAICTDPSHNGKEVLANVPGPGESGGCPPELVVKKTYVKGQAPKEKCQIPEHQVTVSQPAPPDNTTSPEPPTSPEVPAPTPQ